GGCCAGTTCTCGAATAAAGAGATCATTCTTTGAGAGTTCATAATCAATCAGAAACCAACTTCTTTCTATAATAATATTGGCAGGAGCCGGATCATTGTGACAGAAGCCTCCGGCAGTAGGTTGATTATTCCAGAAATCAAACTGATTCATGAATAGCCCGTGAATTGCGAATTCCGCTTGGGTACCAAAATAGTCCAGCCAGCTTAAAATAGTGCGATCGGTTCGATTCAGTTTTTTTTGATTGGGGATCACAAGCTTAAGGGATTTTAAAAAAGCGGCCCGCTTCTGATATTCTACACTCCAATCTGGCCGGGATGGTCCTGATTCCATCGAAAGCATGGCTGATGTACAATGCAGTTTGGCATAAAGCTGAGCAAAAGTCTGCCTTTGTTTGAAGCTGGTGAAGTTAGGTTTTTCACCTTCGAGCCAACGGGTTAGGATGAATAACTGATTGTTATATTTCCAATAGGGAGATCCCTGGACAGTTAAGAGCAAAGGCAGCAACCCATCGAACCCGGCGGTTATCAAGTCGTCGATCGTTTTCGCCAGCCATAAAAGATGAGAATGGTCTTGTTTCGTCCGCTTTAGACAAAAAGCGCCTTGTGAAGCAACAACTTTCCAAACTGGACCCCGTGGCTTAAGCGCTGTAATGTTAATCCCATAACCTTTATTGAGTGCAAGTATGAAATCTTGCATTTCTCAACCCCCGGTCTGTTAAGTTAGTGCTCCAATCATATATTATGAAATCCCCGTCAAATGTGTCAGTTCCCATTTGACAAAAGCATGAATACGATGTTAGCGGGGGTGCTTCAAATGGGGAGTCCGTTCAAGTATATCAAACATCTTGAAGAAAAGGTCTTTGTCGGAATTATTGGCTTGGAGCTCTTAAAAACTCTAATCGTACCGAATCCATTAGATGTTCTAATACTGACTGGTTTAATCTTCGTGTTTATATGGTGCTTTGGCGATGATTGGCGTTGAAAGTATCACGCAAGGGGTCGGCGCAGATTTTCTTTCCGGTTTAGGAGAACTGGACCCTTTGTACCAAAGGCGTGGCGTTTACCTACTGAGAGAAGTCACCCCGCATAAAGTGCTTAAACAGTTGAAAGTCGGAGCTCAACAAGCGCTTTTGATTGGAAAACTTTTAAGACAAAGTCGGGTTTGTCCGGTTTTACCTCAAATTTTTGAATCGAATTCTGGTAAGCCATATCATTGGTTTAGAGGTTCGCGCTATATTCTGATTGAATTTTTGGAAGGCCGGGAAGCGGATTATTTCAATTTAGAGGATCTTCAGGCCGCGATTCAAGCAATGAAGGAGCTTCATTGTTTTGGGAAGGAACTTATCGCGCAAAATCCACGAATTTGGAGTCCGATTAAAATCAATCTTTTAAAAACTTGGCAACGTAGATTAGCAGAAATGGAAACTTGCAGAGAAATTGCGATACGCCAGAAAACTGGCTGGTCTCAGCAGTATTTACAATTATGGCATCATCACGGAACCCTCGCGCATCAAGCCATCCATGAACTGCTTCAATGGCGGGGAAAAGAGATTGACACCATTTGCTATCATGATTGGGCTTTTCATAACCTCATCATCAAAGAAGCAAAGGCTCGCCTTTTTGATTTTGACTACATGGTAGTTGATCACCCAGTACACGATAAATGTAACTTGATTGCCCGCTATCTTCGACTTTTTCAATGGTCCCTCGATTCAACGTTAAGGATACTTTGGAACTTTGACCATTATTATCCATGGAGCTCCGAGGAATTACGTTTACTCTTTGTCATGCTAACTTTTCCATATGATTATTGGATATTAGGACGACAGTATTTTATTGAGAAACAGCCATGGAGCATGCGGTATTACCAAGAGCAATGGATGCGCAAGATCGGTTGTTTCAAAAAAAAGCAACTTGTTTTTGATTTGCTCAATAAATTGATGTGAGGATGTTACGCGATTGTATTTACCATACCATCATCATAAAAAGTCTTTCAGTGAGGGACGATGGATCACCATTGACCTTCACATTCATAGTACTTATTCAGGGGGCATTTTTAATCCCAGTCAAATTCTAGAGTTTTCCAGCCAACGTTTATTTGATGCCATTGGTATTAGTGATCACAATGAGATTCTCGGAGCATTGGAAGCGTTGCAAATTTATAAGAATGAGACTGGGTACCCCGAAGTAATCGTCTCTCAAGAAGTTTCGGCGGGAGAACACTTCCATTTGTTAATCATCGGGAGTAACTATGCATGGCCAAAAACAGATCGAGATGAATTGCTAGAAAGGATTATCGCGCATCGCCAGAATGGCGGAGCGGTAATTTTAGCTCATCCCTGGACTATTCCTATTGATACTTGGGCTTCAGGTTATTTGGAAACGATGTTGGAGTTTAATCTTCTTGATGGTGTCGAAATGTTTAATTTTTCCATTGTTGATTTGACTTGTGAAGAATTAAGCATTTTTTCTGAGATTTGGAATAAGTGGTTTGCTGCTTCTCATCTTGGAATTTACGGAGGATCGGATTTTCATCACTTTCGTAAAGGACAATTGATTGGTACCGGAAAAACTTTTTTAAAAGTGATGGAACCTGGGCCGAAAGGAATTATCGATGCAATTCATCAACGTCGTGCCGTGGCTTCCTTGTCAAGCTATCAGGAGGTTGATCTTGATTGGCTAGGGAAAGGTTATCGTTTTCTTTATGGGTTCGACCCTTGGGTTGCTGAGATTATGGAGTTAAACAAATTTCTGAACCACCATATTCAAAGTTATTATCAAAATGATCGGTTGATGAAATCATTTTTACTCAAAATGTTGGCCAGTGGCCATTTTCAAGCGTTATACGAATTGTTGTTTTAATCAAAAAATTTTTTCAAACCCCTTATTAAAAGGAGGAAATTGGACGATAATGGAGAATAGAGACACACAAGTGGAGCAGAGTGGAGGATAGTGGAGAACAAGAATGAGGCATAATCCATGCTGATTGGCGAGTATCAACACTCCTTAGATGAAAAGGGCCGTTTAATTGTACCGGCAAAATTCCGCGAAGACCTCGGTGAAAAATTCATTGTCACCAGGGGGTTTGATCGGGCGTTGTTTGTTTACTCGCTTGAGCAATGGGAAATTTTGAAACGAAAAATTGAAGAATTATCAACCGCCTCGCCTGATACGCAACGCGCTTTTGAACGACTATTTTTTTCTGGCGCAGTCGAAGCTGAATTGGACAAGCAAGGTCGGGTAGTTATTCCGCAACATTTGAGAGACCATGCCCACATTGAACGAGATGTTTACGTGAATGGCGTTTCCTCAAAAGTAGAGATTTGGGCGAAAGATGTTTGGGAAGAATACTCGAAACGAGTTCAAGAATCTTATGAAGAGATTGCGAAGACGAATATCAGGCTGTAATTTTGGGGTGGAGCAGATGTCCGAGTTTCAACATCAAACGGTACTTTGTCAAGAAGCCATCGAACAACTCAATATTCGCCCGGATGGCATTTATGTAGATGCAACCACTGGTGGAGCCGGCCACGCATTTGAAATCGCCTCTCGGTTATCCTCTTCAGGAACTTTAATTGGAATCGATCAGGACCAATCAGCGATTGATGCAGCTCGAAATCGATTGGCGGGAATGAATGCCCGCATTGAATTAATCCGCCAGAATTTCAGTTATTTAACCGAAATCATTGAAAGAATACATATTACGGGAATCGATGGCATTTTGTTTGATTTGGGTGTTTCTTCACCGCAGCTCGATCAGGAAGAACGGGGATTTAGCTATAAGCATGACGCTCCTCTCGATATGAGGATGGATAGAACCCAACCTTTTTCCGCTTTTCACTTGGTGAATGCCACCCCTAAAGATGAGCTGGCAAAAATCCTCTGGATTTATGGAGAGGAACGCTGGGCCAAAAGGATTGCTCAGTTTATCGACGATGCTCGACATGAAAAGACCATTACAACCACGGGTGAGTTGGTGGAAATCATCAAAGAAGCGATTCCGGCTTCGGCGAGACGCGAGGGTCCTCACCCGGCGAAACGAAGTTTTCAAGCAATCCGGATTGCAGTCAATCGTGAACTTGAAGTGTTGGAATCGGCTCTCAAGCAAGCGATTGAACTCCTGAACCCACAGGGCAGATTAGTCGCCATTTCTTTCCATTCCTTGGAGGATCGTTTGGTCAAGTCGTGTTTCGCCGAAGCGGCAAAGGGATGTGAATGTCCCAAGGATATTCCGATTTGTATATGTAATCGCAAACCAAAATTAAAGATTATTACCAAAAAGCCGATATTGCCTAGTGTGGAAGAATTAAAAAGAAACCCTAGAGCTCGTAGTTCTAAACTGCGAACTGCAGAGAAACTGGTCTAACGAAAAAGGAAGGTGCGTAATATGTTAGTAGCTGAAAAGAGAATTGCTTTCGATCCTGTTTCTCCAGACGCAGTACGGTCCCATAAAATTTTACGGAGAGAACGTCCGAATCGTCGGGTTTTCTTTAAAATCGGAGGAGTAGTGCTCTGTGTGCTGGTCCTTAACATCCTAATTCAAGCGGTCGTAATTCAGAAAACCTATGAGATTCGCGGCTGGGAAGCGAAAATTAGAGATGTGAATCGAGAAATGGTCGAAGTTCGAATGGATATGGCAAATCTTGAATCTCTGGATCGAATTAAGTCAATCGCTCAAAATGATTTGGGGATGAGAGAAGCTGGGTCTTCTGATTATCGTTGTATTGCAGTTGCTCATCCAAAATCCTCGAATACTATTGATAATCCCAGAAAAAGCGGGAGTCTTTTAGCAAAAGTCGCTTCCTGGGTCGGAGGGTTTGGAGCCACAATGGCGAAAACCCCCTGATAAGTGTCTCTTTCTCTCTGAATACTAAAAATGATATCAAAAAATTTCGGCGGAGGGAAAAAGTTGAGTCTGGAGGTAACTTCAAAAAAAAGACTCGCCGTATTACTTTTCATTGCGCTAATTTTGACGGGCTGTTTGGTATTACGGGTTATTTATTTACAGGTTTTCATGGCCGGTTGGTTGAAAAAATCCGCTGAAGCTCAGCGATTGCGCTCAGTCCCAGTTCAAGCTCGCCGCGGAACAATTTATGATCGGCTTGGTAACGAATTGGCAACCAGTGTGGATGCTGACAGTGTATATGCTGTTCCTGCTGAGATTGAAAATCCTTCCAAGACAGCTATGATCCTTTCGGAAATACTCGGACTAGACAAGCAAAAGATTCAGGGGCTCATCGCCAAACGAGCCTCTTTTGTTTGGGTCAAGCGGAAGGTCACTTTTACCGAAATTAAGCGGTTGCGAGAAGCTATAAAAGTTCATAAACTGCATGGCATTGAGATTAGCCAAAAAGCGCAGCGGTTTTATCCCCAGATGTATCTTGCGTCTCAAGTCTTGGGGATTGCCGGTATCGATAATCAGGGGCTTGAGGGACTTGAGAAATATTATGATTCATACCTCCAAGGAGTACCCGGTCGCGACCAGGCAGAATTCGATACTGCCGGACGGCATATTCCGCAAGGCGAGCGTCGTTATATTCCTCCTGTACCAGGTGATTCCATTTATCTAACTATCGACCAGAACATTCAATTTATCGCAGAAAGAGAGTTGGAAAAGGCCGTAAGCGATACGGGCTCCAAAAGAGGCATGGCGATAGCGGTCAATCCGCAAAATGGCGATGTTTTGGCCGTCGCTGTCCGGCCCAAATTCGATCCCAATCAATATGCGGATTATCCTGCTGAAAACCGC
This region of Hydrogenispora ethanolica genomic DNA includes:
- the mraZ gene encoding division/cell wall cluster transcriptional repressor MraZ, which gives rise to MLIGEYQHSLDEKGRLIVPAKFREDLGEKFIVTRGFDRALFVYSLEQWEILKRKIEELSTASPDTQRAFERLFFSGAVEAELDKQGRVVIPQHLRDHAHIERDVYVNGVSSKVEIWAKDVWEEYSKRVQESYEEIAKTNIRL
- a CDS encoding phosphotransferase, with protein sequence MIGVESITQGVGADFLSGLGELDPLYQRRGVYLLREVTPHKVLKQLKVGAQQALLIGKLLRQSRVCPVLPQIFESNSGKPYHWFRGSRYILIEFLEGREADYFNLEDLQAAIQAMKELHCFGKELIAQNPRIWSPIKINLLKTWQRRLAEMETCREIAIRQKTGWSQQYLQLWHHHGTLAHQAIHELLQWRGKEIDTICYHDWAFHNLIIKEAKARLFDFDYMVVDHPVHDKCNLIARYLRLFQWSLDSTLRILWNFDHYYPWSSEELRLLFVMLTFPYDYWILGRQYFIEKQPWSMRYYQEQWMRKIGCFKKKQLVFDLLNKLM
- a CDS encoding PHP domain-containing protein — its product is MYLPYHHHKKSFSEGRWITIDLHIHSTYSGGIFNPSQILEFSSQRLFDAIGISDHNEILGALEALQIYKNETGYPEVIVSQEVSAGEHFHLLIIGSNYAWPKTDRDELLERIIAHRQNGGAVILAHPWTIPIDTWASGYLETMLEFNLLDGVEMFNFSIVDLTCEELSIFSEIWNKWFAASHLGIYGGSDFHHFRKGQLIGTGKTFLKVMEPGPKGIIDAIHQRRAVASLSSYQEVDLDWLGKGYRFLYGFDPWVAEIMELNKFLNHHIQSYYQNDRLMKSFLLKMLASGHFQALYELLF
- the rsmH gene encoding 16S rRNA (cytosine(1402)-N(4))-methyltransferase RsmH, whose translation is MSEFQHQTVLCQEAIEQLNIRPDGIYVDATTGGAGHAFEIASRLSSSGTLIGIDQDQSAIDAARNRLAGMNARIELIRQNFSYLTEIIERIHITGIDGILFDLGVSSPQLDQEERGFSYKHDAPLDMRMDRTQPFSAFHLVNATPKDELAKILWIYGEERWAKRIAQFIDDARHEKTITTTGELVEIIKEAIPASARREGPHPAKRSFQAIRIAVNRELEVLESALKQAIELLNPQGRLVAISFHSLEDRLVKSCFAEAAKGCECPKDIPICICNRKPKLKIITKKPILPSVEELKRNPRARSSKLRTAEKLV
- a CDS encoding CotS family spore coat protein produces the protein MQDFILALNKGYGINITALKPRGPVWKVVASQGAFCLKRTKQDHSHLLWLAKTIDDLITAGFDGLLPLLLTVQGSPYWKYNNQLFILTRWLEGEKPNFTSFKQRQTFAQLYAKLHCTSAMLSMESGPSRPDWSVEYQKRAAFLKSLKLVIPNQKKLNRTDRTILSWLDYFGTQAEFAIHGLFMNQFDFWNNQPTAGGFCHNDPAPANIIIERSWFLIDYELSKNDLFIRELATLLLRMLRMNRWNHRIFEELCEGYQRERNMSEEELRFLPYLLAFPHGFWRICSQRFEENLPWSERKFASRIWELVALEKERSSFLREIIPDFREEAHYIQGANA